One stretch of Tepidibacter hydrothermalis DNA includes these proteins:
- a CDS encoding DUF421 domain-containing protein: MPFILKPIFLYITAVVLIRITGRRSIAQMTISQTILMISLGNIIVEPFADKDINKTITVAVIFTILLMLFEIAEYYSKSFENLLVGKEKIIVDNGIINQKNMKKLKLTNDELYSRLRQKGINKLEDVKKATLESNGELGHELIKASQPITVGDMEFILNKFLNKQNNSSEYINLVDELKKKNTQ, encoded by the coding sequence ATGCCCTTTATATTAAAACCGATTTTCCTTTATATTACTGCAGTAGTTTTGATTAGAATAACTGGTAGAAGATCAATTGCGCAAATGACCATTTCTCAAACAATTTTAATGATATCTTTGGGTAACATAATAGTTGAACCTTTTGCAGACAAAGATATTAATAAAACTATAACTGTAGCTGTAATCTTTACTATTTTATTGATGCTATTTGAAATTGCAGAATATTATTCTAAGAGCTTTGAAAATCTTTTAGTTGGAAAAGAAAAAATTATCGTAGATAATGGCATAATTAATCAAAAGAATATGAAAAAACTAAAACTTACTAATGATGAGCTATATTCTAGATTAAGACAAAAAGGAATTAATAAACTTGAAGATGTAAAAAAAGCTACATTAGAGTCTAATGGAGAGTTAGGACATGAATTAATAAAAGCTTCTCAACCTATTACAGTTGGAGATATGGAGTTTATATTAAATAAATTTCTTAATAAACAAAACAATTCTTCAGAATATATAAATTTAGTTGATGAGTTGAAAAAAAAGAACACACAATAA
- a CDS encoding HD-GYP domain-containing protein yields MFREYIKSFKRKKFYHDIIESLIKALEAKDVYTKGHSDRVAKMAEDMCKELGIRGRKRETIHIAAHLHDIGKIGIPDGILNKTGKLTDAEWEKIKLHPTIGCDILGNSKELKEISKIVLHHHERWDGRGYPMGIKEKEIPMGSRIIAICDAIDAITSKRAYKEPMGWEFCISEIEKNLSVMFDPIFGKAALKLIPLWSQEIKKSPKAV; encoded by the coding sequence ATGTTTAGAGAATATATAAAAAGCTTTAAAAGAAAAAAATTTTATCATGATATAATAGAAAGTCTTATAAAAGCTTTAGAAGCAAAAGATGTATACACAAAAGGTCATTCAGATAGGGTAGCTAAGATGGCTGAGGATATGTGTAAAGAGTTGGGGATTAGAGGTAGAAAAAGAGAAACTATTCACATAGCTGCACACCTTCATGATATTGGGAAAATAGGAATACCTGATGGAATATTGAACAAAACAGGAAAATTAACTGATGCTGAATGGGAAAAAATAAAACTACACCCTACTATAGGATGTGATATTTTGGGAAACTCAAAAGAGTTAAAAGAAATTTCAAAAATAGTACTTCATCACCATGAGAGATGGGATGGAAGAGGCTATCCTATGGGAATAAAGGAAAAAGAAATTCCAATGGGATCTAGAATAATAGCTATATGTGATGCTATAGATGCAATAACCAGTAAAAGAGCATATAAAGAGCCGATGGGATGGGAGTTTTGTATAAGCGAGATAGAAAAAAATCTAAGCGTTATGTTTGATCCTATTTTTGGGAAAGCAGCACTTAAACTTATACCTCTATGGTCACAAGAAATAAAAAAGTCGCCAAAAGCAGTTTGA
- a CDS encoding GGDEF domain-containing protein, translating to MTFKEDQHLRIKIFNEIYMGLKIMSLFFVLMLILFVPLDEHFKSKLISFSFFYFSYISLTFLLFFKGIEKFNTVISIFDAIFTAFFIHISNDNFHSFLAISYIYIMFQILVDKKGYVFFYPFLFTILDFILIYFYSESSITIDSFFHIFFMYIFAYIFSSIVKQQLELEEKIHFLFTKVEDKNKELRNMVDMDYLTNLLNHKSFYSSFDELLDHYKNSKREFSLALMDIDNFKKVNDTYGHLAGDIILKESATIISNISGNNHMAFRYGGEEFALLLKDTGVSSSYMICEEIRNTIENHVFVVNGDCIRITLSIGLMSSCNGFDISNPREFISNTDILLYKAKNSGKNVVMLKELDRFICN from the coding sequence GTGACTTTTAAAGAAGATCAACATTTAAGAATTAAGATCTTTAATGAAATATATATGGGACTTAAAATAATGTCTTTATTTTTTGTATTAATGTTAATATTATTTGTTCCATTAGATGAGCATTTTAAGTCTAAGCTTATATCTTTTTCATTTTTTTATTTCTCTTATATATCATTGACTTTCCTATTGTTTTTTAAGGGAATCGAAAAATTCAATACTGTTATTTCAATTTTTGATGCTATTTTCACAGCATTTTTTATCCATATATCTAATGATAATTTTCATTCTTTTTTAGCTATATCTTATATATACATAATGTTTCAAATCCTAGTTGATAAAAAAGGTTATGTATTTTTTTATCCTTTTTTATTTACTATTTTAGATTTTATATTAATCTATTTCTATTCTGAGAGTTCTATAACTATAGATTCTTTTTTCCATATATTTTTTATGTATATTTTTGCATATATTTTTTCTTCTATAGTAAAACAACAATTAGAACTGGAAGAAAAGATACACTTTTTATTTACTAAGGTCGAGGATAAAAATAAAGAACTAAGAAATATGGTAGATATGGATTATCTCACTAATCTTTTAAATCATAAGAGCTTTTATTCTTCTTTTGACGAACTTTTAGATCATTACAAAAACTCAAAAAGAGAATTTTCACTTGCTCTTATGGATATAGATAATTTTAAAAAAGTTAATGATACATATGGTCATCTTGCTGGTGATATTATTTTAAAAGAAAGTGCTACTATAATATCTAATATATCTGGAAACAATCATATGGCTTTTAGATATGGCGGAGAAGAGTTTGCACTTCTTTTAAAAGATACAGGTGTTAGCTCTTCTTATATGATTTGTGAAGAAATTAGAAATACTATTGAAAATCATGTATTTGTAGTAAATGGAGATTGTATTAGAATAACATTAAGCATAGGCCTTATGTCTAGCTGTAATGGATTTGATATTTCTAACCCTAGAGAGTTTATATCTAATACTGATATCCTTTTGTACAAAGCCAAGAATTCTGGCAAAAATGTGGTAATGCTAAAAGAATTAGATAGATTTATATGTAATTAA
- a CDS encoding CPBP family intramembrane glutamic endopeptidase → MKIDNFIKKIINRSEYVFISIGLSFICFLILLLTDVIQIFLGMPSLGKFIAATTVLISFILVGKIFFNIHYSGLFEEIKLSKYNCMDNLLITLFCSLVAAFTSVLIYQIDFMINPDVTKSIGYFIEKINNAGDSYMNNPVDVLIFIIWVAIAVAAEEIFFRYTLYKVFVKEKEDVKIFIILSSIIFGLYHFTSIARFFASLTMSIFLGIIYVMTKKLVYSFIAHLLWDYFVSISGSFMGYFEHFNNVNIGIHVFICGFTEVIILCLLILLSGYAYFKRGYILPLKVRNKI, encoded by the coding sequence ATGAAAATAGATAATTTTATAAAAAAGATTATAAATAGAAGTGAATATGTATTTATATCGATTGGTTTATCGTTTATATGTTTTTTAATATTGTTACTTACAGATGTAATCCAGATTTTTTTGGGGATGCCATCCTTAGGGAAATTCATTGCCGCAACTACAGTGTTAATATCCTTTATATTAGTAGGAAAAATATTTTTCAATATTCACTATAGTGGATTATTTGAAGAAATTAAATTGAGTAAATATAACTGTATGGATAATTTATTGATTACACTATTTTGTTCTTTAGTTGCTGCATTTACTAGTGTATTGATATATCAAATTGATTTTATGATTAATCCAGATGTAACAAAATCAATTGGTTATTTTATCGAAAAAATAAATAATGCTGGTGATTCTTATATGAATAATCCTGTTGATGTTTTAATTTTTATAATTTGGGTTGCCATTGCAGTAGCTGCTGAGGAGATTTTTTTCAGATACACTTTATATAAAGTTTTTGTTAAGGAAAAAGAGGATGTAAAAATCTTCATTATATTATCATCAATAATATTTGGACTTTATCATTTCACTAGTATAGCTAGATTTTTTGCATCTCTAACTATGTCTATTTTTTTAGGAATTATATATGTAATGACAAAAAAATTGGTGTATTCTTTTATTGCACATCTTTTATGGGATTATTTTGTTTCAATATCTGGAAGTTTTATGGGATATTTTGAGCATTTCAATAATGTAAATATAGGTATACATGTTTTTATTTGTGGATTTACAGAAGTAATTATACTTTGTTTGTTAATTTTATTAAGTGGGTATGCATATTTCAAAAGAGGATATATTTTACCATTAAAGGTCAGAAATAAAATATAA
- the glmS gene encoding glutamine--fructose-6-phosphate transaminase (isomerizing) translates to MCGIVGYIGNRQATEVLIEGLSKLEYRGYDSAGCAVNSGDSLSVRKFKGRLSVLADDLKANPLSSNIGIGHTRWATHGAPSDVNSHPHLNMDSTIAVVHNGIIENYMQLKEWLISEGKVFKSETDTEVVAHLVDYYYEGDLLDAVYKAMAKLRGAYALGVISKDNPDELVAVRNESPLVIGIGEGENFIASDIPALLKYTRNVYFLENGEVVHLTKDSVKIFNQDREEVKREIYNVKWDIEAASKGGFDHFMIKEINEQPNGIKETLNRRLDENGDIKLDDIKLTKAELDNINKVYIVACGTAYYAGLVGKHAIEKFAKIPVETDIASEFRYRDAFVDENTLLIVVSQSGETADTLAALKEAKSKGARILAITNVVGSSVSREADDVFYTWAGPEIAVASTKAYTTQLVSLYMIALDFAIKKGTITKEQYKTMISKLGETSDKVQEIIDNSDDIEKIAEEIKDSKDAFYLGRGLDYCLAMEGALKLKEISYIHAEAFPAGELKHGPIALIEEGTPVISIATQDVLFEKMVSNMKEVKARGAYVIALAKEGNKEVEKAADRVIYIPEVDDVLSSILTVVPLQILSYHVATKRGCDVDKPRNLAKSVTVE, encoded by the coding sequence ATGTGTGGAATCGTAGGTTATATTGGAAATAGGCAAGCAACAGAGGTATTAATAGAAGGACTTTCTAAGCTTGAGTACAGAGGTTATGACTCAGCAGGTTGTGCTGTAAATTCAGGAGATAGTTTATCAGTTAGAAAATTCAAGGGAAGACTTTCTGTTTTAGCAGATGACTTAAAGGCAAACCCTTTATCATCTAATATAGGTATAGGTCATACAAGATGGGCAACTCATGGAGCACCATCAGATGTTAATTCACATCCTCATTTAAATATGGATTCAACTATAGCTGTAGTTCATAATGGAATAATAGAAAACTATATGCAGTTAAAAGAGTGGTTAATATCTGAAGGAAAAGTATTTAAGTCAGAAACAGATACTGAGGTTGTAGCTCACTTAGTAGACTACTACTATGAAGGGGATTTATTAGATGCAGTTTATAAGGCTATGGCTAAGTTAAGAGGGGCATACGCTTTAGGTGTAATATCTAAGGATAATCCAGATGAATTAGTAGCAGTTAGAAATGAGAGTCCACTAGTTATAGGTATAGGAGAAGGTGAAAACTTCATAGCATCTGATATACCTGCACTTCTTAAGTATACAAGAAATGTATATTTCTTAGAAAATGGAGAAGTCGTACACTTAACTAAAGATAGTGTTAAAATATTTAATCAAGATAGAGAAGAAGTAAAAAGAGAAATATATAACGTAAAGTGGGATATAGAGGCTGCATCAAAAGGTGGATTCGATCACTTTATGATAAAAGAGATAAATGAACAACCAAATGGAATCAAAGAGACTTTAAATAGAAGACTTGATGAAAATGGTGATATAAAATTAGATGATATAAAGCTTACTAAGGCTGAGCTTGATAATATAAATAAGGTATATATAGTTGCTTGTGGAACAGCTTACTACGCTGGACTTGTAGGAAAGCATGCTATAGAAAAATTTGCTAAAATACCTGTAGAAACTGATATAGCTTCTGAGTTTAGATATAGAGATGCATTTGTTGATGAGAACACTTTATTAATAGTTGTAAGTCAATCAGGTGAAACAGCAGATACATTAGCTGCTCTTAAAGAAGCTAAGTCTAAGGGAGCTAGAATACTTGCTATAACAAATGTTGTAGGATCATCTGTATCAAGAGAAGCTGATGATGTATTCTATACTTGGGCAGGACCAGAGATTGCTGTTGCATCTACTAAAGCTTATACAACTCAACTTGTTTCTTTATATATGATAGCACTTGATTTTGCAATCAAAAAAGGAACTATAACTAAGGAACAATACAAAACAATGATATCTAAGTTAGGTGAGACATCAGATAAGGTACAGGAAATAATCGATAATTCTGATGATATAGAGAAGATAGCTGAAGAAATAAAAGATTCAAAGGATGCTTTCTATTTAGGAAGAGGTCTTGATTATTGTCTTGCTATGGAGGGAGCTCTTAAATTAAAAGAGATATCTTACATTCATGCAGAAGCTTTCCCGGCAGGAGAGTTAAAGCATGGACCGATAGCTTTAATAGAGGAAGGTACTCCAGTTATATCTATAGCTACTCAAGATGTTTTATTTGAGAAGATGGTTTCTAATATGAAAGAAGTTAAGGCGAGAGGGGCTTATGTAATAGCTCTTGCGAAGGAAGGTAATAAAGAGGTAGAGAAGGCAGCAGATAGAGTTATATATATACCAGAGGTTGATGATGTATTATCTAGTATATTAACTGTTGTTCCACTTCAAATACTTTCTTATCATGTTGCAACTAAGAGAGGTTGCGATGTAGATAAGCCAAGAAACTTAGCTAAGTCTGTTACAGTTGAATAA
- the glmM gene encoding phosphoglucosamine mutase, which produces MRKYFGTDGVRGVANTELTNDLAYKLGRAGAYVLAKGKENIKVVIGKDTRISGDMLESSLIAGMMSVGANVVCVGVVPTPAVAYLTKLYNADCGVVISASHNPVEYNGIKFFNEKGYKLDDSIEIEIEQLIEDMNKIEYNPTGENVGTKIDKKDAIRDYIDYLKTIIDVDFNNLKVVLDCANGAAYEAAPIVFKELGAEVITINNNPNGCNINLDCGSTQPKSLQEEVVKNNANIGLAYDGDADRLIAVDEKGNTVDGDYILAICAKFLKEQGKLKNDTLVVTVMSNIGLHIASKENNINTISTKVGDRYVLEEMIKEGYNLGGEQSGHMIFLDYITTGDGILSSLFLSNVLVSEEKTLSDICGIMTKYPQVLINAKVKNKNKDMYLKDEQIIEEINKIEEMLDGEGRVLIRPSGTEPLVRVMLEGKEEGQLHSLASELANLIESKLS; this is translated from the coding sequence ATGAGAAAATATTTCGGAACAGACGGTGTAAGAGGAGTAGCTAATACTGAACTTACAAATGATCTTGCATATAAATTAGGAAGAGCAGGTGCATATGTTCTTGCCAAAGGAAAAGAAAATATAAAAGTTGTAATAGGAAAAGATACTAGAATATCAGGAGATATGCTAGAATCATCTTTAATAGCTGGTATGATGTCTGTTGGTGCAAATGTCGTATGTGTGGGAGTGGTTCCAACTCCAGCTGTTGCATATTTAACAAAGCTTTATAATGCTGATTGTGGTGTTGTAATATCAGCATCTCACAACCCAGTTGAATATAATGGAATAAAGTTTTTTAATGAAAAAGGATATAAGCTAGATGACAGTATAGAAATAGAAATAGAACAATTAATAGAAGACATGAATAAAATAGAGTATAATCCTACTGGAGAAAACGTAGGTACTAAAATAGATAAAAAAGATGCTATAAGGGATTATATAGATTATTTAAAGACAATCATTGATGTAGACTTTAATAATTTAAAAGTAGTACTTGATTGTGCTAATGGAGCAGCATATGAAGCAGCACCTATAGTATTCAAAGAGCTTGGAGCAGAGGTTATAACTATCAATAATAATCCTAATGGATGCAACATAAACTTAGATTGTGGATCAACACAGCCTAAATCTCTTCAAGAAGAAGTTGTTAAAAATAATGCAAATATAGGTCTTGCATATGATGGAGATGCAGATAGATTAATAGCTGTTGATGAAAAAGGAAATACAGTTGATGGAGATTATATACTTGCTATATGTGCTAAGTTTTTAAAAGAACAAGGTAAGCTTAAAAACGATACTCTTGTAGTTACAGTTATGAGTAATATAGGATTACACATAGCTTCAAAGGAAAATAATATAAATACAATATCTACTAAAGTAGGAGATAGATATGTGTTAGAAGAGATGATAAAAGAAGGCTATAATCTAGGAGGAGAGCAATCAGGTCACATGATATTTTTAGATTATATAACTACTGGAGATGGAATACTTAGCTCACTATTTTTATCAAATGTCTTGGTTAGTGAAGAAAAGACATTATCAGACATTTGTGGTATAATGACTAAGTATCCTCAAGTCTTAATAAATGCTAAAGTAAAAAATAAAAATAAAGATATGTATCTAAAAGATGAACAAATTATAGAAGAAATTAATAAAATAGAAGAAATGCTAGATGGAGAAGGTAGAGTATTAATAAGACCATCTGGTACTGAACCATTAGTTAGAGTAATGCTTGAGGGTAAAGAGGAAGGTCAGTTACACAGTTTAGCTAGTGAACTTGCTAATCTTATAGAATCAAAATTATCATAA